One Algibacter sp. L3A6 genomic region harbors:
- a CDS encoding P-II family nitrogen regulator yields the protein MKKIEAIIRKSKYRVVKEALHDIGVIFFSYWDVTGLGNEKEGHVYRGVSYSTSDIQRRYLSIVVNDDFADVTVKTIINSAGTGEVGDGKIFVSDVQECYRIRTGEKGSDTLK from the coding sequence ATGAAAAAAATTGAAGCCATTATTCGGAAATCCAAATATCGTGTAGTGAAAGAAGCTTTGCATGATATTGGTGTAATATTTTTCTCTTACTGGGACGTAACTGGTCTTGGAAACGAAAAAGAGGGGCATGTTTATCGTGGTGTTAGTTATAGTACTAGTGATATACAGCGTAGATATCTTTCTATAGTTGTAAATGATGATTTTGCCGATGTTACCGTAAAAACAATTATTAACTCTGCTGGAACAGGAGAAGTTGGTGATGGTAAAATATTTGTATCCGATGTACAAGAGTGTTACAGAATTAGAACTGGAGAAAAAGGGAGTGACACATTAAAATAA